ATTCTCGAGACATATTAATTTTGCATGATGTGTGGTTAGTCGTTGCATGATGCGGGGTGGAGAAGCTAATCACATACTTTTTATTGAGTCGAATGCAATGCGCCTGAGTGTTCCAATACCATGATAACATGTCTGCAGGGCattccccgttgcaacgcacgggcaattttcctAGTATTTCTTATGTATGATCAAAACTATTACATATCAAAAGCCAAACATAACTTGTATAATGATTTCATCAATTTTAATAGTCCACGGCTCCAACCTCCCGTGGGCGGATTGACAAAGGGCGTGTTCGGGAGCTCCCTAGCTTCTCAAATCCTCGTCTCATCCACGGAGTCCAGACGAACGGTCCAACTCCTAGCTTTTGAACTGAGAAGCTGGCTAAAAATTGTGTGTAAAATCGAAGGAGTGGTGGAGTTGGGAAAAGCTGGCTTCTCCAAAGTTGGGAAGCGGGAGTTGAGAGAAATTACCTGCGCCTGCCACCACGAAGTGAGCCTTGCATACCGCTTCGCTCTCATCAACTCCCTCCAGCCACTCGTCCATTCCCCTCGTCATACCCGCAGCCCCCTCCATTCCCCTTGCCCTTCCTGCAAGCCTAACCGTCGTCGTCCTCTCCTCACGCGTGCAGCTCACCGTCGTCCTCTCCTCGCCGGAACAGCTCGTCGTCATCCTCTCCTTGCAGGAACAGCTCGTCGCCATCCTCTCCTCGCCAGAAGAGCTCGTCGCGGTCCTCGCATCGTGCAAGCATCtcgccgccgtcctctcctcgcCGGAACAGCTTGCCGCGGTCCTCTCCTCACGTGGTGTGGCGCTCGCTGTCAGTGCGCCTGGATGCCACAAGACATGAGCCTAGCCTTCACCCGTCGCGTGGGGCAACGACGCCAATACTGCTCCTGTCGCCGCTCGTCACATCCCTGGCGCCGGTGTTGGAGGCGGACCAGCTTTTGATGAACCAGTGGCAGCGCATCTTGGTTGCAGCCTGTTCCAGCGACAGCGAGAAGCTACCGAGCCGAACGATCGATCAACTCCAGATTTTTAGTGAGAAGCTGGCTGTTGGTTTTGGGCTGAGGAGTTGAGGAGTTTTGGGCTGTGGagagctaagagcatctccagccgcgcctccaggaaggcctccccaagcgatttctcgcgccggcgccgaaaatacagcccagccgcgccccaggagcccgattttcgccggcctgggccgaaaacagcgccggcggacccaggccgaacccgacgcgctgggggCGTCCGGGAGCGCcgggcgagctgttttggcgcgaaaaagccgcgggccagccgcgtcagcgacacggcgcctcgtcttcccccaacggccccGGTTcctgcggggaatcaatggcaaggttgCCGCCaatcagccttgccattgattcctcacgggcgacgcgtcacgggacggcgcgccgacgcctcccctccctcgcacgcatTCACACGGGCGTGGTGCGACTATATAGCCGGTGGCCTCACTCGCCtatgcccacaccagccccgccccttgccgccgcccagcccctccctctacctctcccgagcgccgccgcccagcccctccctctccctctctaccTCTCCCAAGCCCGTCGCCATGGCAGAGCGTTTCCCCgtagacgaggcggcggccaacggcttcggccgccgttcgctgcgcgaacaggagtcctggctcctgttccaggcgaacatcccggcgccgccggacatgcgcgccgggccgacggggtggagactcTGCGACGGGGGAGTGCCCGTTCCCGCGTTGCCTGACGCCGTGGCCAAGCCCAAATACTTCGCCGAGGTCTATTTTTAGACTACTCGGCGTTCAGCcagtttcttttttagattagttATCTATtttgctatgtaatgaaaatccgcgaacatgcgcccaagtttgccgaaatttatcgtgtttAGCCGAACTTCACCGAACTGTGCCAAAATTTGCTATACAAATTTTATTTTTAAACGCGCCTGGGAGtggccctggggccggcggctggggaccaactcgccccaggcccaatttttgcgccggctcacccccaggcggcgattttaggcgccccctggggagccaacggctggagatgctctaaagtcTCATCGTGACTCCCGCCCCCCTGGCATCATTGTCTCGTGGGCAACTCGGGAGGGCTAGAATTAAATTAACACCGTCAGGCTTCCATCCTTNNNNNNNNNNNNNNNNNNNNNNNNNNNNNNNNNNNNNNNNNNNNNNNNNNNNNNNNNNNNNNNNNNNNNNNNNNNNNNNNNNNNNNNNNNNNNNNNNNNNNNNNNNNNNNNNNNNNNNNNNNNNNNNNNNNNNNNNNNNNNNNNNNNNNNNNNNNNNNNNNNNNNNNNNNNNNNNNNNNNNNNNNNNNNNNNNNNNNNNNNNNNNNNNNNNNNNNNNNNNNNNNNNNNNNNNNNNNNNNNNNNNNNNNNNNNNNNNNNNNNNNNNNNNNNNNNNNNNNNNNNNNNNNNNNNNNNNNNNNNNNNNCTTTATGTGTCTCAAGCGCGACTGCTGATTGATGTTCATCGACTTCGACTACGTCCTCGACGTCTTCAACATCACGATGAGTCAAACCACTGAATCCAAGAAGAAGACTGTCGAGGATGCTCCCGTCGCCGCTGCTGCTTTAACCGGCTGACTGGAGGGTATAATCTGTTTATCCCTCTTTTGTTTATTCCTATTTTAGTGGTAGATCTGTTTACATAGATGTTTGTGCTCTGTGTGTAATACAACACATGCTTGCACGGTAAAATATCACAATGAGGTTAACACTGCTAATGTCATCATCATGTTTTGTTCCTAGATTAAATCAATTGAAAAATCGGTAATTTAAACAACATGTTATTCCAATCTTAGGTCCAAAAAATGTGGACGACAGCAAAAAAATCATAGCAGTAGAATAACTTAGGAATATCCAAATAATTGTAAGGACAGATAAAAATATAGGTAAATAACTGAACAACACACCACCGTGATTCCATACCAGCAGTAGGAGTATATGGACACTTTCTGTATGTGCTTATCCTCCAACTGTACTTTGTGTGCACCATTAGATGTACAGTTCCGTAACACTGATGTATAGGCTGCGCTCTGTGGTGACTACACCGTTTATCGTTTCTTTCTTTAACTCCTCAAGCTTTAAGGCCTTTTTGATTCACAGGATCTAAAAAACACGTGAATAGGAAACCATATGATTGAAATGTCATGGTCATCTCAATCCTACAGGATTTTGGGTTGTTTGATTGTATCATAGAAAATACAAAGAATTCTTTAAGAGAGGTTTGGAATGGATGTTAGAAATCCTATGGGAAGTAGTGCAAAGAAATCCTTAGAAAAAATTCCTATAGGATTTAAACCAACATAGAAAAATCGTGAGAATCCTAATCCTCCAAAAAAACATatgaaatcctttgaatcaaaggatcCCTTAATATGCAAGGCAGAGCACATACCACTATGCTAAAAAGGTAGACATTCTTACTGGGTTGTTTATTCATCAGTAGTACGAACATACAAGAGAATTATCGCCGTCATTCCATTGTTAGCATGTGAGCTAAAAAAGTCATTAGCATATAACTGACTTGCAAAAAATTTAGAGTACAAGTTTAGTGTTAGTAGTGTGCAACTTCCGATGATATAATAATTTTGTGGATTTTCAGGCAACTGAGGATTAGCAAAAGCACATTCTTGTCATTGTATTGTGCTTAGCCCCACGAAATAAACGTTGTTAATCCTTACATTTTCTCTCAACATATAGTATGCTACGAACTTTCTAGTATATTTTCCTTCTCTAAGACAATTTTTTTCTCAAATACAcacgagtgtgcgtatcattcattaaagaaggagggggaaagaatcccaaaactccACATTGTTACAGATGCGGGTCTTTTCCTTCTCTAAGACAATTATGTGCATACTTGTATTGAAGTTCAATCTCTggatatatagatttttttatccaGGTAGCCAAGGTAAAATTAGTCATGTTATTGATAATGTTAGAAATGTATTCGAACTATTACTCTAATTCCTTTAAAATTCCAGCTATAGAATGCTAAATTTCTTTTTGCTAAATTTGCTAGACCGTGGTGATGTCTAGTATACAAAATGATACACATGAGGCAATTATTTCTCATATAGAGCCATGAGATTTTCTGAAAACTCTCATGCATATATAGGTTATTCCACTTTTAGGTAAAAAAATGTAAATGACAGAGATAAAGAAATCGTAGCTGTGGAATATTGTAACAACCCCAAAAATGACTGCAAGGATAGTTTAAAaaaatacatactccctccgtaaagaaatataagagcgttttgatCACTAactttaatgatctaaacgctcttatgttTATTTACAGAGGAGAACATTACGTACCCGTGGTTCCATACCAGCAACAGGCATATATGGACACTTTCTGCATGTGCTTATCTTCGTACTGGGCAATGCTATTTCGCGCTCGTGCGCTGTAACAACAATATTAGATGTGACCTAACGAACGCTCACTTTCTGAATAGTGTGATCAATAATGTGTTTGGTAGGAGTGGTAGATGTGACCTAAAGCAGGAACTATTATTTCATTTTTGGCCCCACGGTTGATCACGGACCTGCATACCTACCTGTAGGGCATATCATGTACTGAAACGTCTTTCTGATTAATTGTACAACCTGATTTACTTTTAGACTACAATTAAATACTCCGTTTATCCAGGTACAACTAAATGAGAAAAGAGAGCATAAATGAGGTCACTGTGATACAAAActatgatactccctctgtaaataaatgaGACTGGTACATTGGCACGTGCAAAGCACGTCAAAAATTTATAAAGGCACACCGTGAAACCATAAATTGAGGATAGGTGAAAAGTTTTGGCAGACTTAGAATGGGGCCTTGCGCCATTGATGTGTACGCCGTCTCACAGACCAGCTTCCGGTGCATGTGCAGTGAGAGAAGCGGTTGGTCAGAATAGCTACCCACACAAATAGCCGGTAGCAGCGAAGCAGCTGAACTTTTCTTTCAAAACCAAGTAAATGTGATCTTTCTAGAAAACCACAATAACTTNNNNNNNNNNNNNNNNNNNNNNNNNNNNNNNNNNNNNNNNNNNNNNNNNNNNNNNNNNNNNNNNNNNNNNNNNNNNNNNNNNNNNNNNNNNNNNNNNNNNNNNNNNNNNNNNNNNNNNNNNNNNNNNNNNNNNNNNNNNNNNNNNNNNNNNNNNNNNNNNNNNNNNNNNNNNNNNNNNNNNNNNNNNNNNNNNNNNNNNNNNNNNNNNNNNNNNNNNNNNNNNNNNACGGGAACTACTCCGACCATTGTCCAACATGAAGACAGCGATGCCAAGTTCAGTTAGGATAGGACACGAAGACAGTGACTCAAAGAAAGCAAAGGTGACAATGACTGAGTTCAACACAGCGAAGTCAAGTACAGTAGGACACAAACTCCACACATGCCGATGGCAACGAGCATGTTATTCCCAACAAACAGAAAACCCCTGCAAACCATGTGTTCGTTCATCTTCATGCACCGGCGGCCGCCGGACTCACGTAGACGAAGGCATCCAGCTCGAGGACGGCGTTCCTCCCGGTCCAGCTCGCAGTTTTCCAGAGCACGTACCCGGTGGCCATCCTGGAAACCCCGGTCCCGCCAACCACCGTCAGCTCCCGCTCCGGCATCGCGATGTTGTTGCGGCCCATCACGGTCAGCGAGCTCCCGTTGTAAGGCCCGGCGGCGAGCAGCACGTTCATGGCGACGAGCATCGCGGGGTCGCCCTGGGACGCTGTCACGTAGAATCCCTGGGCACGCCCGACGACTCTCGAGGCCAGCGTAGGGCCCTCGGTGAGGCGGTCGTCCATGACCACCGTGTCACCGAaccgggcgccgccgccggagcccttcAGCGGCTGGCCGGTCCCGTTGACGATTAGAACAGTGGTGGGTTTGGGGCCAGTGTAGGCGTCGTGCATGTAGAAGTGGAGATGTTTGGGGGCGTCCTGCGTGCCCACGCCGTCGGCGGCCGAGGCAAAAAGAACGGTGGCCATGCCCGCGAGTAGCGTAGCTAGAAATGCAGAGGTGAGGCGGGAATGCATGTTGAGTGTGAGAAAGGCCGGCGTGTCGATGTCCTTAAATAGCCATGCAAGGCACTAAGGATCAATCATTAGCACGAGCGAAACAAAGTTCGTTTGTTAATCCATAGCTGGACACCAGCTGAGATGATCCTGggtgaacaaaattcaaaaaagtcTGAATTTTTTGTACTTCaaagatgaaaaagttttatatgtGCCTACAAATTTTAATGATCATATGACATCAAGGGAGCTCGGGGCAGAAATTACAAAACCAGTGCCCTGAAATCGGAATTTTGAACCTTTCTTAAAATTCTGGTTTTCTTTTTTCTGACCAGAGCTCCTCTGATATCATATCACCACGAAAACTTGCAAGCTCATAGGTAATTTGTTAAAACTGAGTGTAAAAAAATCATATTCTTTAgcatttcttttctatttttttgtgtTCATGTGCAGGAGCACCTAAGCTCAGGTGTTGAAACGTCGTCCtgcatttttttacatttttttattATATACTCACATATGTATGCTAGTTCTGTGAAATCTCAGATTTTTTTCAGAAAATGCAACCAAATTTAAATAGAATTAAACAAAATGCAAAAATTGGCATCACAACATTTTCCATGTTATTTTCTTATAAAGACAACATGGACGCAAACACTCACGTACACTCATCCTATGAACCCACGGTATCACgtcttgctgaaaaaatattccGGCTTTATGAAGCACACAAGTGTCATGCGAGTTGTTATTCTTGACTCGTTGCACATCaggtattttttgtaatatataataGATAGATGTCACAAAGATCATGTGCAAAGTAACTGGCTATATCTACATCCGAGTTCAACCACGTTTTCTCTTTAAATCATTACACATAAAGAAGTATACAACGATGAGAAGTGTTTAACAGATTATGAATAGATAAAGAGACCTGAACATAACTCGGATGTTTAGGTTTACATGTGATGGAACGGCACCCATGTGGCCGTGaccacatttttctggatttatttcagactttTCAGTGATGTTCATTCAGTGCAGTGGCGAATCTTGCACAAAATTGAAGGGTAGGCTCAAAACACCAAGTTTCTAAGTCTACTGAGCAAATTCATTGCAGTTTACATGTTAAACACCTCAGTATAATTCTCAAGTTGCATGTTTAGCTGAAATATGATTTTTGGAGGGTAGACTTAAGCCTATTGAAGCCCCCCTAGTGGAATCGCCACTGGTTCAGTGGGAAGGGActttcccgtcgactacgaggcgcctgTGGTGACTGATCTCAAGATGTTGTGTCAGCTCAGTATCTCGAAGGTGTTCGTAGAAGTGGTGTGTGTGTATATAAGCATCTGcgattgtactgtgttaaaaagatTATCAAAAGAATAATATTAGTCATATAAAAAATATTCCCACTACAAGAGTGAACATGAAGAAAATATGATAGATAACTGAAATAAAAATGACACTAGGAGTTCAGGTTATGCATGTAATCTAACAGATTATTAAGATCTTTATTGGCTATACTTGTAAAAAAATCTAAAAGAGGCCACGGTATGAAACAATGGAGGTAGAGGTTGGCAATGACTTGACAAGGGAGATGTTGGGTGGTGTGAACTCTCTCTTCTTGTTGCTTCCAAAAGGTAAAGTAAACAACATACCAGTATAGTGTTTACAAACATAGATGATCAAGGTAAGAGATGTGCAGGTAGGCACAGATTAGCTAGTGAACTTCGAGTTATTTATCTAATTGCTTCCATGCCTCATTCATTCGCATAATCAAAATCCATAAGTTCTGGATTTCCCAAGGCAATGCTAAATTTGCATTGCCATCTCAAGTTCTCATCAATGGAAGTACCTACAACAAAGCATTTCAGAAGTTTGTTTATAGCTAATATCCATCAAACTTCAAATCTCTGTGGCGCAAATTCAGTGTAGGGATGCGAAGTATTTACATAATGTACATTCATAGATACCTGTCAACATATATTCTTGAAAGGTTTTGAAACTCAGTATCAAGAACTAGATGTTTTAACTGTAAACAGTGTACCCGGAATAAATTTATTTACTTTCGCATACAGAGTTATACATGACCCGGTGTATATGAAGTACATACATGGTTATAATTCAGAGTTCCAAATTGGCGCCCAAACTAATAATAGCAATAACACTTCACAATGTAAGTAAAAATCATCTTGGAATTTCAGATGATTGGATGAACTCTTTTTCCAAGCTGTACAACCTGGTTCCTTCTCCGCCTTTGCTTCCCTTGTATGACTGATCATTTATAGCATTGCGGTTCACTCTTGTGATCTGAGAACTAAGATTGACTGTTGAGTTCTGGACATCCTCAAGTGTTGTCTCCACTTGTCTCATTGTAGGCCTTTCTTCACCTTTTAAACTTAAGCATGCTTCTGCCAGTCTTGCAACCACCTGAGCATCTTCAACCCCTCCCTCCTCAACAATTTGTGTATCTAGAATATCTAATAATCGATTGTCCCTTATAAGAGACACAAAATGCGATGCTAGGCTTGTGACTTCTGACGAATGGGAATGAAAAACTGGTGTCACCCTTGTCAGTAACTCTGCTAGGATGACACCAAAGCTATAAACATCGCTTTTCTCCGTGAGTCGACTAGTGTAGTAGTATTCAGGATCAAGGTAACCATGGGTTCCTTGAACAGCTGTAAGTATTCCTGTCTCATCTATTGCAATTGACCTTGAAGCTCCAAaatctgatacttttgatgttaaAGTATCAGTAAGTAGTATATTTGCACATTTGATATCTCTGTGGTATACTGATATTGAAGCAGCAGAGTGTAGATATGCAATGGCCCTTGCAGTTTCCAGTGCAATCCTCATCCTATCTTTCCATGATAATGGGTTCTCACTTTGGCCATGGAGATGAAATGAGGGAGTTCTGTTCGATATGAACTCATAAACAAGTAGAGGAACCTCTGTCTCTAGGCAGCACCCAAAGAGCTTCACCACATTCCTATGGTTTGTCTGTGAAAGTATGACAACCTCGTTGATAAACTGGTCGATTTCCCTTTGAACAACAATTTTGGCcttcttaatggcaacaatacgCTGATCAGATAAGATGCCTTTGTACACTGTGCCATGGCCAGCGCCACCAAGGATGCGATTATGGTCAAATTTGTTGGTTGCTTGGTCCAACTCAAAATCCTCATTCTTTCCGCTATATCTTGGTTTGAAGAGATTAGCTGTTGCAGAAGCAATCCATGATTTTTCTTGAAGAACTTTTGTCTCAAATTCTTGGCTCTTCTTTGCTTAAATTTATTGGTGATTTTGGAAATACCCAGAAGAGAAAACACTATGCCAAAACCCACACTAATTGCAATTATGGTAATCAAACCTACAGATAATGAAAGTAAGGATCGATAGTAGTACATGATGTCTGCATTTCACAAATTTGAACTTAAATTGAAAACAACTCAGCCAAGCCATGACAAAGGTTCGCTTAGAATATTTATCAGAGCAATCATATTGGAAGTATTGTTTCCACATCAGTGATCACCTGGTTTACTAGTTTTCCTTTTGTGTTGTCTTTTGTTTGTGAATGGTGATGCTTTCATAGTATTAAGACAACTGATTTTAAACTGGAAAATGTATTTAGTAGCATTATGTAGCCGTTCTACTATTGTACTACATAACAAAAAATTCTTAATTCTATGGACCTTAATTATCATTAAGCAAGGACTTGTACCAAGTGTAGTTATATTTGTACCTGGGAGGCGGCTGGCACTTTTTTTCGCTGAACATTGGTATGTCCCTGGCATATTGGTGCAGGTTCCGTTCTGGCATACATCAGGCTGTAGGCACTCGTCGATATCTGAAAAGAGGGAGAACAAGTTCAGATAAAAGGCGGAGTATGTTCAAAGTGCAGTTCAAGCCTATTGAACAAGTCATTTTCGGACAGGATTGCATATTCTACAAGAGGAAATTTCAAAGGGAAGTCTTGGCCCTGATTTGAGCACGGGGATCTTTAATTTGTTCAGGTgaacgaatttcttcatgaacTATCATTTTGTGCTCATTCCGACAGTAGCGAGCTGTTGTCAGAAATAAATCTTTTCTGATGGTGCAAGGAAAAAGGTGCCTATTTAGCAGACATAATTATTCTCTGAAAACCCAAAACTTAATATAATGGAGTAAAAATACTCCACTAAACTTTACTCGACCGTTTACTCCTCTATtgttttaggggatcggctagagatgctctaaaagCCCAATATCACATTCACATATGCTACAGTATAAAAAGTAACTACTCCTAATAGAAGAAGCTCTCTCAAAAATAAAGGGGCCGGTGTCGGAAGTATTACCTCCGTTCTCAAATTAGTTGTCTTAGATTTGAcacagagggagtagtacttatAGTGGTAGGGGTGGTACCTTGGCATCCATTAACGATGTGAGAGTTGCCTTCGTATCCATTCAAGCAGTTGCAACTTACTGCACCGTAATGGTTGCTAACGTTGAGAGCGACGTTGTTCAAGCTTATGCATCTCCAACCAGACTCGGAACCGAGATCCCTCACGAGCAGGTCACGATCGGCTTCCACATCCAGCCACCATTCCAGCACCGTGGGTACGCTGGTGACGTTGGCATAGCTACCCAAATCCTGATATGTGGCATTCTGTATGGTTGCGATGTTGGTCCCGGTGAACCACCCACGATCGACCATGAACGCAGCACCGAACGGATGAGCAGCCCCGAACGGAGTGCCGTCCAACCGATTGAACTGGACACCGTACGCAGCCAGACTCTGCGAGATGGTCGTCCGGCAGCAGCCGATGCCCGAGCACGAGGTGTGGCTTGGATCCGGAATCCCGAAGTTACACAGCGCAGCGCATGCGCCAACATTAGCCCCGTCTCCATTGCTCGTAACTGTTTGTTGGGCGATGAGGTAGGCGACGAGGCTGCACCAGATGACCACGAAGACGTTGTGCTCAGTTGACACCGCCAGCCGCACTCCAGTATTCTGACCGGGCCAGGCGGCGTCGGGCCAGGCGGCGCCAAAGCCGAGAGATTGCGGCCGCGTCATGTTTTCGTAAGACCTCAGAATCCTTCTCTGGACACGCACGGTGCCTTCCGAGAGGGATATGGCGTCCACTTCCACGCCGTCGCCGAGAAACAGCTTCGGAGGGTGGTGTGTCTAGTCGCAGGTGAGGTTGAAGTTCCTTTGGAAGCAACATAGTCGGAAGCCAAAAGGGTAGGGGACGATGACGTTGCCGCAGGCCATCGGGCAGCCCGGCAAGGCGGCTACGGTTGCCACGAGGAGCTGAACTGCCATCAGTACAACTAGTATTGGCACGAGGAGCTTTGCTTGTGGGGAAGGAATGGAGGGAAGGAGAAGGatcatcttctcctcctgcaaCTTGAGCATGCTGTTGTGAATTATAGCTAGACGTACGCTTGGTGATACTCGTGCTGCTAATCGAACTCCTCTTATGTAGAAGAAATAAATGTTGGGTCTTCTCTTGCTTGACTTCAACGTCCACTCCGAGCTAGTAGGGCACTAGCTAGACTAGTCACTCTGACTAGTTGCCTTTGGTACTGTCTTAAGTAGAAAGACTTTGGTCTTCTCAGTTGACTTCAACACCGACCAGGTACAGTAGTGCACGGATAGTCATATAGACTGGTACTCAATATGGGCATGTTTTACCTGTCTAGTGCTAGCCGAGTTAGAACCGTCCTCGTCCTACAGTATTTTGTTCAACCTCAGCTCAAACGTGTCTCTTTGGTAAGGAAAAGTCTATGCCTTAGAAAGGAAGGGGAAATGCGTATGGCATAATCTCTTCTGTTTTATGTGGAAACTCAAACTCGTGCCCAGCTTTGGCTACTGTTGGTCAGGTCAGTGGCCACACCGTGCCATCCGGGTTNNNNNNNNNNGAAAATGTATTTAGTAGCATTATGTAGCCGTTCTACTATTGTACTACATAACAAAAAATTCGTAATTCTATGGACCTTAATTATCATTAAGCAAGGACTTGTACCAAGTGTAGTTATATTTGTACCTGGGAGGCGGCTGGCACTTTTTTTCGCTGAACATTGGTATGTCCCTGGCATATTGGTGCAGGTTCCGTTCTGGCATACATCAGGCTGTAGGCACTCGTCGATATCTGAAAAGAGGGAGAACAAGTTCAGATAAAAGGCGGAGTATGTTCAAAGTGCAGTTCAAGCCTATTGAACAAGTCATTTTCGGACAGGATTGCATATTCTACAAGAGGAAATTTCAAAGGGAAGTCTTGGCCCTGATTTGAGCACGGGGATCTTTAATTTGTTCAGGTgaacgaatttcttcatgaacTATCATTTTGTGCTCATTCCGACAGTAGCGAGCTGTTGTCAGAAATAAATCTTTTCTGATGGTGCAAGAAAAAAGGTGCCTATTTAGCAGACATAATTCTTCTCTGAAAACCCAAAACTTAATATAATGGAGTAAAAATACTCCACTAAACTTTACTCGACCGTTTACTCCTCTATtgttttaggggatcggctagagatgctctaaaagCCCAATATCACATTCACATATGCTACAGTATAAAAAGTAACTACTCCTAATAGAAGAAGCTCTCTCAAAAATAAAGGGGCCGGTGTCGGAAGTATTACCTCCGTTCTCAAACTAGTTGTCTTAGATTTGAcacagagggagtagtacttatAGTGGTAGGGGTGGTACCTTGGCATCCATTAACGATGTGAGAGTTGCCTTCGTATCCATTCGAGCAGTTGCAACTTACTGCACCGTAATGGTTGCTAACGTTGAGAGCGACGTTGTTCAAGCTTATGCATCTCCAACCAGACTCGGAACCGAGATCCCTCACGAGCAGGTCACGATCGGCTTCCACATCCAGCCACCATTCCAGCACCGTGGGTATGCTG
The window above is part of the Triticum aestivum cultivar Chinese Spring chromosome 2A, IWGSC CS RefSeq v2.1, whole genome shotgun sequence genome. Proteins encoded here:
- the LOC123186331 gene encoding dirigent protein 22, yielding MHSRLTSAFLATLLAGMATVLFASAADGVGTQDAPKHLHFYMHDAYTGPKPTTVLIVNGTGQPLKGSGGGARFGDTVVMDDRLTEGPTLASRVVGRAQGFYVTASQGDPAMLVAMNVLLAAGPYNGSSLTVMGRNNIAMPERELTVVGGTGVSRMATGYVLWKTASWTGRNAVLELDAFVYVSPAAAGA